GTCGATCCTCACGATGTTGTAAGGACTTTTCCTGTAGAGTGCTGCCCGCATGTCGGGCGTGATGATGTCGTAAGGAGGCGCCACGACCTCGCCTCCTGAAACCTCTGCCGCATTATAGACGATTCCCCTGAACGGGACGACTTCAGCCATCTACACCCTTTTGCCTGAGAAAAGATTGATTATCTTAGCACGCAAACAATCCGAAATTCAAACAGATTTTCGGTTGAGACCGCTCTGTGGTATGATGAAAATCACTATGGATTTCAGAATACTGGAGGAAGACGGTCCGGCGCGCGCTGGTCTCCTTACGCTCGGGCGGGGTCATGTCCAGACCCCTGCGTTCATGCCGGTAGGCACGAATGCAACGGTAAAGGCGGTCTCTCCCGATGAGCTGAAGGAGTTGGGTGCCGAGATCATCCTCGGCAACACCTACCACCTCTACCTGAGACCGGGGCACGAGGTGATACGGTCCGTGGGCGGACTGCACCGCTTCATGTATTGGGACAGGCCGATACTCACCGACAGCGGGGGGTTCCAGGTTTACAGCCTTTCCGCCTTGCGAAGGATCGAAGAAAACGGTGTTCACTTCAGGTCCCATATAGACGGCTCGCTTCACTTTATCGGACCGTCTGAGGCGATGGAGATCCAGGCGACACTCGGTTCAGATATCGCGATGGCCTTCGACGAATGCACCCCCTATCCCGCATCCTATGAATACGCGCTCAGGTCCCTGAAACTCACGACGTCTTGGGCAAGGAGGTGCAGGGAGTTACAGGGCGAAGACCAGGCGCTCTTCGGCATCGTGCAGGGCTCGACATTCGGAGA
This Thermodesulfovibrionales bacterium DNA region includes the following protein-coding sequences:
- the tgt gene encoding tRNA guanosine(34) transglycosylase Tgt, which produces MDFRILEEDGPARAGLLTLGRGHVQTPAFMPVGTNATVKAVSPDELKELGAEIILGNTYHLYLRPGHEVIRSVGGLHRFMYWDRPILTDSGGFQVYSLSALRRIEENGVHFRSHIDGSLHFIGPSEAMEIQATLGSDIAMAFDECTPYPASYEYALRSLKLTTSWARRCRELQGEDQALFGIVQGSTFGELRKMSVEELLAIGFDGYAVGGLSVGEPKGLMHEMITLVGPLLPNDRPRYLMGIGDLGDVLVAVEAGFDMFDCVMPTRNARNGTLFTSRGRVSIKRTEFKSDKGPLDPECRCPACRNYTRAYLRHLFLTREILSMRLNSLHNLHFYLEFFRKMRNAIKSGSFQEFKKDCERNLWTEALP